One genomic region from Fictibacillus marinisediminis encodes:
- the tpiA gene encoding triose-phosphate isomerase produces MRKPIIAGNWKMNKTLSEAKSFVEEVKGLIPAADTVDSVVCAPALFLDALVNASKGTDLGVGAQNMHFEDNGAFTGEISPVMLKDLGVGYVVLGHSERREYFGETDELVNQKTHAAFNHGLTPIVCVGETLEQREADQTKDVVKTQTEKGLQGLSEEQVKRTVVAYEPVWAIGTGKTASSEDANEVCGYIRSVIAEQFSQEAADQVRIQYGGSVKPGNIKELMGMSDIDGALVGGASLEPQSFLQLLEGVNNA; encoded by the coding sequence ATGCGAAAACCAATTATTGCAGGAAACTGGAAAATGAATAAAACCCTTTCTGAAGCAAAATCTTTTGTTGAAGAAGTGAAAGGATTGATCCCTGCTGCAGATACAGTAGATTCTGTTGTTTGTGCACCAGCTTTATTCTTGGACGCACTCGTAAACGCATCTAAGGGAACAGACCTCGGTGTAGGTGCACAGAACATGCACTTTGAGGATAATGGAGCTTTCACAGGTGAAATCAGCCCTGTTATGCTGAAGGACCTTGGTGTTGGCTATGTTGTTCTTGGACACTCCGAGCGCCGCGAGTACTTTGGTGAAACAGATGAGCTCGTTAACCAAAAAACGCATGCTGCTTTCAACCACGGATTAACTCCAATCGTTTGTGTCGGTGAAACACTTGAACAGCGTGAAGCAGATCAAACAAAAGACGTTGTAAAAACACAAACGGAAAAAGGACTTCAAGGTCTTTCCGAAGAACAAGTTAAACGTACTGTTGTTGCCTATGAGCCAGTTTGGGCGATTGGTACGGGAAAAACAGCTTCCTCTGAAGATGCCAACGAAGTCTGCGGATACATTCGCAGTGTGATCGCTGAACAATTCTCACAAGAAGCAGCAGACCAAGTTCGCATTCAATACGGCGGAAGCGTGAAGCCAGGCAACATCAAAGAATTAATGGGCATGTCTGATATCGACGGTGCTCTCGTTGGAGGAGCAAGCCTTGAGCCGCAATCGTTCCTTCAGCTTTTGGAAGGTGTAAACAATGCCTAA